A DNA window from Gemmatimonadota bacterium contains the following coding sequences:
- a CDS encoding DUF1287 domain-containing protein yields MRPASWQLLLSLAVLSAPLRAQTASPPLAAALARAAEQQVGVTTYYDPSYVRLSYPNGDVPLERGVCTDVIIRAFRGIGVDLQVEVHRDMRGHFAAYPQRWRVRGPDASIDHRRVPNLMTYFRRKGRAIALDGAYEPGDVVAWLLPSGYHHIGMVAAEHVPDTDRRYIIHNIGWGTQKEDVLYAYRIIGHYRW; encoded by the coding sequence CTGAGACCGGCCTCGTGGCAGCTCCTGTTGTCGCTGGCCGTCCTGTCCGCTCCGCTGCGGGCACAGACGGCATCCCCGCCGCTGGCGGCGGCGCTGGCCAGGGCCGCCGAGCAGCAGGTGGGCGTGACCACGTACTACGACCCCTCTTACGTCCGACTGAGCTATCCGAACGGGGATGTGCCGCTCGAGCGGGGCGTGTGCACCGACGTGATCATTCGCGCGTTCCGCGGCATCGGCGTCGACCTGCAGGTGGAGGTGCACCGGGACATGCGCGGGCATTTTGCCGCGTATCCCCAGCGCTGGCGGGTTCGCGGGCCGGACGCCAGCATCGACCACCGCCGCGTGCCCAACCTGATGACCTACTTCCGGCGGAAGGGCAGGGCCATTGCCCTGGACGGCGCCTACGAGCCCGGCGATGTCGTCGCCTGGCTGCTGCCCAGCGGCTACCATCACATAGGGATGGTGGCGGCGGAGCATGTACCGGACACAGACCGCCGCTACATCATCCACAACATCGGCTGGGGTACGCAGAAGGA